Proteins encoded by one window of Anas platyrhynchos isolate ZD024472 breed Pekin duck chromosome 14, IASCAAS_PekinDuck_T2T, whole genome shotgun sequence:
- the REEP2 gene encoding receptor expression-enhancing protein 2 isoform X3, with the protein MDGKNFCIFRAVNNQIEKRGEVDDVLDCVCLFHHCRNTHRHCSFLFSCSFSLSLSFSLSLSFSLSLRFPFYFELKIAFVIWLLSPYTKGSSVLYRKFVHPTLSNKEKEIDEYITQARDKSYETMMRVGKRGLNLAANAAVTAAAKGQGVLSEKLRSFSMQDLTLIRDEDTVHLRSHEPQLQPPGASLLETIEDSASCYSSGEESSLAQRSNGTLTETRTDPSDEDAGDKLPKRTQSLKATKKMTKAEHVCCGNTSRDSKHI; encoded by the exons ATGGATGGGAAGAATTTCTGCATATTTAGAGCAGTGAATAATCAGATAGAGAAGAGAG GTGAAGTGGATGATGTACTGGATTGTGTTTGCCTTTTTCACCACTGCAGAAACACTCACAGACATTGTTCTTTCTTG TTCTCgtgttctttctctctctctctctctttctctctctctctctccttctctctttctctcaggtttcctttttattttgagtTGAAAATCGCATTTGTGATTTGGCTGCTCTCCCCTTACACCAAGGGCTCCAGTGTCCTCTACAGGAAGTTTGTGCACCCAACGCTCTCCAATAAGGAGAAG GAAATCGATGAATACATTACTCAGGCTCGTGACAAGAGCTATGAAACCATGATGCGAGTTGGCAAGAGAGGGTTAAACCTGGCTGCCAATGCAGCAgttactgcagctgcaaag GGCCAAGGAGTTTTGTCTGAGAAGCTACGAAGTTTCAGCATGCAGGATCTCACTCTTATCCGGGATGAAGATACTGTCCATTTGCGAAGCCATGAACCACAGCTGCAACCCCCTGGAGCGAGCCTCCTTGAAACCATTGAGGATTCAG CTTCCTGTTACTcctcaggagaggagagcagtTTGGCACAGAGGTCTAATGGAACCTTGACAGAAACCAGAACAGACCCATCAGATGAAGATGCAGGAGACAAACTGCCAAAACGTACTCAGAGCCTCAAAGCTACCAAGAAGATGACAAAAGCTGAG CATGTCTGTTGTGGAAATACATCAAGAGACAGCAAGCACATTTAA
- the REEP2 gene encoding receptor expression-enhancing protein 2 isoform X2, with product MVSWIISRLVVLIFGTLYPAYSSYKAVKTKNVKEYVKWMMYWIVFAFFTTAETLTDIVLSWFPFYFELKIAFVIWLLSPYTKGSSVLYRKFVHPTLSNKEKEIDEYITQARDKSYETMMRVGKRGLNLAANAAVTAAAKGQGVLSEKLRSFSMQDLTLIRDEDTVHLRSHEPQLQPPGASLLETIEDSASCYSSGEESSLAQRSNGTLTETRTDPSDEDAGDKLPKRTQSLKATKKMTKAELPVKSVKARPRKKAAGSLASGESS from the exons atggTCTCCTGGATCATCTCCCGCCTCGTGGT GCTGATCTTCGGCACCCTCTACCCTGCGTATTCCTCCTACAAGGCCGTGAAGACGAAAAACGTGAAGGAATAT GTGAAGTGGATGATGTACTGGATTGTGTTTGCCTTTTTCACCACTGCAGAAACACTCACAGACATTGTTCTTTCTTG gtttcctttttattttgagtTGAAAATCGCATTTGTGATTTGGCTGCTCTCCCCTTACACCAAGGGCTCCAGTGTCCTCTACAGGAAGTTTGTGCACCCAACGCTCTCCAATAAGGAGAAG GAAATCGATGAATACATTACTCAGGCTCGTGACAAGAGCTATGAAACCATGATGCGAGTTGGCAAGAGAGGGTTAAACCTGGCTGCCAATGCAGCAgttactgcagctgcaaag GGCCAAGGAGTTTTGTCTGAGAAGCTACGAAGTTTCAGCATGCAGGATCTCACTCTTATCCGGGATGAAGATACTGTCCATTTGCGAAGCCATGAACCACAGCTGCAACCCCCTGGAGCGAGCCTCCTTGAAACCATTGAGGATTCAG CTTCCTGTTACTcctcaggagaggagagcagtTTGGCACAGAGGTCTAATGGAACCTTGACAGAAACCAGAACAGACCCATCAGATGAAGATGCAGGAGACAAACTGCCAAAACGTACTCAGAGCCTCAAAGCTACCAAGAAGATGACAAAAGCTGAG cTTCCAGTAAAAAGTGTGAAAGCCCGCCCTAGGAAGAAAGCTGCAGGATCTCTTGCTTCTGGCGAGTCATCCTAA
- the REEP2 gene encoding receptor expression-enhancing protein 2 isoform X1, with the protein MDGKNFCIFRAVNNQIEKRGEVDDVLDCVCLFHHCRNTHRHCSFLFSCSFSLSLSFSLSLSFSLSLRFPFYFELKIAFVIWLLSPYTKGSSVLYRKFVHPTLSNKEKEIDEYITQARDKSYETMMRVGKRGLNLAANAAVTAAAKGQGVLSEKLRSFSMQDLTLIRDEDTVHLRSHEPQLQPPGASLLETIEDSASCYSSGEESSLAQRSNGTLTETRTDPSDEDAGDKLPKRTQSLKATKKMTKAELPVKSVKARPRKKAAGSLASGESS; encoded by the exons ATGGATGGGAAGAATTTCTGCATATTTAGAGCAGTGAATAATCAGATAGAGAAGAGAG GTGAAGTGGATGATGTACTGGATTGTGTTTGCCTTTTTCACCACTGCAGAAACACTCACAGACATTGTTCTTTCTTG TTCTCgtgttctttctctctctctctctctttctctctctctctctccttctctctttctctcaggtttcctttttattttgagtTGAAAATCGCATTTGTGATTTGGCTGCTCTCCCCTTACACCAAGGGCTCCAGTGTCCTCTACAGGAAGTTTGTGCACCCAACGCTCTCCAATAAGGAGAAG GAAATCGATGAATACATTACTCAGGCTCGTGACAAGAGCTATGAAACCATGATGCGAGTTGGCAAGAGAGGGTTAAACCTGGCTGCCAATGCAGCAgttactgcagctgcaaag GGCCAAGGAGTTTTGTCTGAGAAGCTACGAAGTTTCAGCATGCAGGATCTCACTCTTATCCGGGATGAAGATACTGTCCATTTGCGAAGCCATGAACCACAGCTGCAACCCCCTGGAGCGAGCCTCCTTGAAACCATTGAGGATTCAG CTTCCTGTTACTcctcaggagaggagagcagtTTGGCACAGAGGTCTAATGGAACCTTGACAGAAACCAGAACAGACCCATCAGATGAAGATGCAGGAGACAAACTGCCAAAACGTACTCAGAGCCTCAAAGCTACCAAGAAGATGACAAAAGCTGAG cTTCCAGTAAAAAGTGTGAAAGCCCGCCCTAGGAAGAAAGCTGCAGGATCTCTTGCTTCTGGCGAGTCATCCTAA
- the REEP2 gene encoding receptor expression-enhancing protein 2 isoform X5 gives MDGKNFCIFRAVNNQIEKRGEVDDVLDCVCLFHHCRNTHRHCSFLGSSVLYRKFVHPTLSNKEKEIDEYITQARDKSYETMMRVGKRGLNLAANAAVTAAAKGQGVLSEKLRSFSMQDLTLIRDEDTVHLRSHEPQLQPPGASLLETIEDSASCYSSGEESSLAQRSNGTLTETRTDPSDEDAGDKLPKRTQSLKATKKMTKAELPVKSVKARPRKKAAGSLASGESS, from the exons ATGGATGGGAAGAATTTCTGCATATTTAGAGCAGTGAATAATCAGATAGAGAAGAGAG GTGAAGTGGATGATGTACTGGATTGTGTTTGCCTTTTTCACCACTGCAGAAACACTCACAGACATTGTTCTTTCTTG GGCTCCAGTGTCCTCTACAGGAAGTTTGTGCACCCAACGCTCTCCAATAAGGAGAAG GAAATCGATGAATACATTACTCAGGCTCGTGACAAGAGCTATGAAACCATGATGCGAGTTGGCAAGAGAGGGTTAAACCTGGCTGCCAATGCAGCAgttactgcagctgcaaag GGCCAAGGAGTTTTGTCTGAGAAGCTACGAAGTTTCAGCATGCAGGATCTCACTCTTATCCGGGATGAAGATACTGTCCATTTGCGAAGCCATGAACCACAGCTGCAACCCCCTGGAGCGAGCCTCCTTGAAACCATTGAGGATTCAG CTTCCTGTTACTcctcaggagaggagagcagtTTGGCACAGAGGTCTAATGGAACCTTGACAGAAACCAGAACAGACCCATCAGATGAAGATGCAGGAGACAAACTGCCAAAACGTACTCAGAGCCTCAAAGCTACCAAGAAGATGACAAAAGCTGAG cTTCCAGTAAAAAGTGTGAAAGCCCGCCCTAGGAAGAAAGCTGCAGGATCTCTTGCTTCTGGCGAGTCATCCTAA
- the REEP2 gene encoding receptor expression-enhancing protein 2 isoform X6 — MMYWIVFAFFTTAETLTDIVLSWFPFYFELKIAFVIWLLSPYTKGSSVLYRKFVHPTLSNKEKEIDEYITQARDKSYETMMRVGKRGLNLAANAAVTAAAKGQGVLSEKLRSFSMQDLTLIRDEDTVHLRSHEPQLQPPGASLLETIEDSASCYSSGEESSLAQRSNGTLTETRTDPSDEDAGDKLPKRTQSLKATKKMTKAELPVKSVKARPRKKAAGSLASGESS; from the exons ATGATGTACTGGATTGTGTTTGCCTTTTTCACCACTGCAGAAACACTCACAGACATTGTTCTTTCTTG gtttcctttttattttgagtTGAAAATCGCATTTGTGATTTGGCTGCTCTCCCCTTACACCAAGGGCTCCAGTGTCCTCTACAGGAAGTTTGTGCACCCAACGCTCTCCAATAAGGAGAAG GAAATCGATGAATACATTACTCAGGCTCGTGACAAGAGCTATGAAACCATGATGCGAGTTGGCAAGAGAGGGTTAAACCTGGCTGCCAATGCAGCAgttactgcagctgcaaag GGCCAAGGAGTTTTGTCTGAGAAGCTACGAAGTTTCAGCATGCAGGATCTCACTCTTATCCGGGATGAAGATACTGTCCATTTGCGAAGCCATGAACCACAGCTGCAACCCCCTGGAGCGAGCCTCCTTGAAACCATTGAGGATTCAG CTTCCTGTTACTcctcaggagaggagagcagtTTGGCACAGAGGTCTAATGGAACCTTGACAGAAACCAGAACAGACCCATCAGATGAAGATGCAGGAGACAAACTGCCAAAACGTACTCAGAGCCTCAAAGCTACCAAGAAGATGACAAAAGCTGAG cTTCCAGTAAAAAGTGTGAAAGCCCGCCCTAGGAAGAAAGCTGCAGGATCTCTTGCTTCTGGCGAGTCATCCTAA
- the REEP2 gene encoding receptor expression-enhancing protein 2 isoform X4, whose protein sequence is MDGKNFCIFRAVNNQIEKRGEVDDVLDCVCLFHHCRNTHRHCSFLFSCSFSLSLSFSLSLSFSLSLRFPFYFELKIAFVIWLLSPYTKGSSVLYRKFVHPTLSNKEKEIDEYITQARDKSYETMMRVGKRGLNLAANAAVTAAAKGQGVLSEKLRSFSMQDLTLIRDEDTVHLRSHEPQLQPPGASLLETIEDSASCYSSGEESSLAQRSNGTLTETRTDPSDEDAGDKLPKRTQSLKATKKMTKAEVFIILRFRS, encoded by the exons ATGGATGGGAAGAATTTCTGCATATTTAGAGCAGTGAATAATCAGATAGAGAAGAGAG GTGAAGTGGATGATGTACTGGATTGTGTTTGCCTTTTTCACCACTGCAGAAACACTCACAGACATTGTTCTTTCTTG TTCTCgtgttctttctctctctctctctctttctctctctctctctccttctctctttctctcaggtttcctttttattttgagtTGAAAATCGCATTTGTGATTTGGCTGCTCTCCCCTTACACCAAGGGCTCCAGTGTCCTCTACAGGAAGTTTGTGCACCCAACGCTCTCCAATAAGGAGAAG GAAATCGATGAATACATTACTCAGGCTCGTGACAAGAGCTATGAAACCATGATGCGAGTTGGCAAGAGAGGGTTAAACCTGGCTGCCAATGCAGCAgttactgcagctgcaaag GGCCAAGGAGTTTTGTCTGAGAAGCTACGAAGTTTCAGCATGCAGGATCTCACTCTTATCCGGGATGAAGATACTGTCCATTTGCGAAGCCATGAACCACAGCTGCAACCCCCTGGAGCGAGCCTCCTTGAAACCATTGAGGATTCAG CTTCCTGTTACTcctcaggagaggagagcagtTTGGCACAGAGGTCTAATGGAACCTTGACAGAAACCAGAACAGACCCATCAGATGAAGATGCAGGAGACAAACTGCCAAAACGTACTCAGAGCCTCAAAGCTACCAAGAAGATGACAAAAGCTGAG GTTTTCATCATCTTGAGGtttagatcatag